ACTTGACGGCATGTGAcgcatttctcaataaacatggcaATATCCATCATAATCGCAGTAAtcccccagtggcacatcaCGCCCAATATTCATAGGGTGGCTATGTTAtccaaaatctctttttttcCACAAGAACCTTAATATAACATCCAATAAATCCCAATGATTAGTAGCTCCATACAATATTCTGtgctaacctcaatcgactcatatgctacaacttctaaacctccattgaattctacctTCGGTAACCTAATggtcacttccaaagttaaccatcaataacaaatttgcacaaccaaatgattaatctccaattacaaatatcttctcaaaatttcaagtcaccactaattcctcaaGATCAACACAAAATCCAAACTCCTAACTACAATCAAAATAtcacgcttctgctgcgcactctgataattcaccacatgcataaaatttgtcctcataaaaaaaaaataccatcgagtacaaggtggctccatacctactaaccagaaaactcttatcaccttttggtagaaaatattctctttcccaaaaccaGGAGGTATCTCTCATATTCCTCAATTACTCCCActgccttgatcaaaatcaatattccaCAAAATACTTCCATTATAATAGACAAAAACGCACTATCAATCAACCTCAGtatcccaaattgaaaacaagTAACATCACCCCAAAATACACCTGTCTCATCTAAGATAAGgaacaccaccacaaaagaaTCCAGAAAAGGACGAAACACCCAATTCATCAAATCCAATCATTTCAAACAAgctcaaaatcatttctcacatacttgatcatattatccaTCGCTAatgcctaagcttcaacttccaaGATCTTATCAACccccaaagaactttcgtgatttaaatgtatttttgtactaactCATCTTTATTGTGAACTgtctggttggttttgccgaaCTGATTCCAAGGAGTAAGgtggtcggatggattggtggatgaagttgtttgtgtgtttgggcTGTGTTGAGTGGTGTTGGATGTTGGTTATTAAGATgtttcatgtacatggcatatttgcacgcatgatcatgtttgtaaaggaaaatgggtttttgtgtaattgcattaatgttcatgagtttattgaaaactaggttttcatgtgaaatgatttttgggtgcatgtgtatcacgaccccaaaccgagatggggcattatctcggtggagctcctctggtcactcgagCGTAGAATATACtaagtgacgtcccctggattgtcgctgggcgacaatgggatcagaCGAGATGGTGCGCTCTCGTGCCAACTCCGTGGCCCCTCTgctggcgggggctagaggatgcttggccatgtacgcgctgggcgcggaactgggcatcgctcattCCTTCGCATGGCGAAGTGAGccaggacatgcggatggtccctaggggagatcatggtgcatacggtaaaatagaataatggactattttctgaaaaaatagcgtgtgttggatattgattttatgtgaatcattttctagaaaaatgttttacagatatttttgggccaaatgggattttggcgtgtgttggaaaaatGTTCATTTCGAGAAAAATGATGTTTcgagaataatgcatatttcatcatatgcatgcatttttgttggttcccttaaatgcatttttattctcgagggttgtttggtttatacttacctgcagtaccgttttatggtaacgtagatttcgatgcagatgaggctgagggtgagcctgaggattcggctccgctCGAAGAGTGATACGGGATCACTCGTTTTGGTttggacttgtattatattttattttgggatgactgtataactcttttaaaaccgcttttactgatttttaaattgtgttaacaattctggtacttagtgacttacttaaattatccgctgcattGTTTTGTACAttattgcatgtacacacacttggcaccatcgttgggatgcatgaccgtgttgtcaccatTTGTGTGTCTCGATTCTCGTGTTCCCGTACATTTGGATCAGGGGCGCCACAATGTTACAATCTTGGATCACCTTGAAGATTTTAAAACCTAATGAACATTACAAACAAAGCATACTACACATGGATCTTGGAATGATGTTCTTGATTTCAAGTTTTACTAAAGTAGACTTTTATGTCTTGAATGATGTTAACAACTTCTATGCTTGTAACAAGAGTATATTGCatgattataaatttgtattagaggatcatgaaaatatatagaagatagTTTGCAAAGTTTTGCAATACTCATGTTTTAGCAAAGGctagatttgttttttattgtttcCCTTTCCATAGATATTTTAGCTCGATGTAAATGCTCGATTTTAACACTTGATGGATTAATTTTGGTCATGAGTATATCAAAAACTTTGCTTGCCATGTAGTGCTAGGTTGTAATGAACAGAGGGAAACAAGAAATGAGTCATAGTTTTGATGATTGTTTATAAAGATTGTTCTAATTATGGTcctattcaaatttgaatattttaaagtGAGATTAGCAACTAAACATGTTTGTGAGGTCATGTTTTGGAGTGCTAATCATGAGAAGTTTCGGGGTTAAGCATTCAAGCATAATTTAGGTTCAAATCCTCACTTTGTCAAGTGTTCTTGTTATAAATTTCAAGGTTATGTATGCTTTTTtggttagaaatttagaaattcaaaagtcaaagttagaaatttagatTCAAGTCCTCacgttttttatattttgaacaaGTTAActgctattatatattaaataccAAAGTACACCGAAAGTAAATAAACAATAGTGATTAAACTACAAATAGAGAAGGTGGGTCTTTCCCGCAACAGAGAAGGTGGTAATAGGATTTGAGGAATATTCCCAAAGGCTTGCGTCGCCGTTGCCCATTATGCACATCGATTATTTGAACGATGAATTTTTCTGACCTTCCattctttgaaaaagagtagatgGTGTTTGATATCGCTGATGATGGGGCTTATCATCTAGTCCTGTGCTATGGATGAGTTGGATATTGCTTCAATGGTAGTATTTGAGTCCCCTTCAAATCCTCACTTGGTCATTACTTCTTTTGGTTTAAGGTTATGTTTTTCAAAGGATACTGAACTCGCATAGATGTTAATGTTATGAGAagtaattttggatttttgtttaTTCTAGAACAATCCATAATTGAAGAAATTTTCtactgcgattattgcatactattaTACGCATATTGCATACTATCTTTCATGAACCACCGGGAGGGGGGGTTATGTTGTGTTTCATATTCCGACACTTTAGCctccgtcaaatcccaagcaaTGGTAACTTAATTATCTCATTTGACCAATTCTAACTTcttgatttgaaatattttgttgtttgaagtatttggaaaaaagatttagaataactaagaatataaaatatttattttagttttacatatcttattttagttttatttttaactgactcctataaaaaaaatgagagctGATGAATCAGAAACAATTaactaagaataaaatatttttatttatttttgtggaataTACATACCATTCATGGATCATACCTCACATTCAAGTTATAATTCCTATGTTAATAAGGGTGGGACTTCTCCTTTTTTCCGAAGGCAACAAAAAATCTTCGCCGCATGTGGGCTTTTCCTAGTGTTTTATTGTTAagtatagttaaaaaaaattcagcCAATCTGTCTATATAGCAAATAATAACAGTTATATCTATCAATATGTACGGTCTTGGACCATCAATAATGAATTTTCTTTAGAGTTCAGCTACTTGATCAATACACTTACTTCTATTATGTTAATCTTAATTACTACTACGAGAATTATGGGGATTGGGAGCATCATAACCACtcaacaaaacaaatatttttaataaaatgacgtcaATTTTGTGATACCCCATCTCATAAGGATAATGGTATGTGGTGCAACattacttgagaatgagaagttcttgctattTATAAGATTCTAATAGAACTCCAATTGCATCATTGACTAgtaattttggagtataggtcatatggtttgggacttccattagggcgttacaaatgatatcagagtcTATCGCAACCAGAAATGTAGGACTTGagtcgtgccacctacaatggactgATCCGACGAGGATGTCGAGAATTTAAGGGGTGGTAGATTATGATACCCCATctgataaggataatgatagttggtgtatgagatctcacattcattgggaatgagaagttcttgttctttataaggttccaatggagctccaattacATCATGACTAttcattttagagtataagccatgtggtttgggctttctaTTGGGCGTTACAGTTTTGGTgtaggattttgttttaaaaccctacatcattgactagtctttttggagtataagaCATGTGGTTTTGGCCTTCTATTAGAGCATTACAATTTTGGTgtagggttttgttttaaaacccCCTTCCCCCTCCTTAACgtctttatctctctctctctcttttctctctcaatctctcttcccGCTATCCCATCTAGTTGCCATTGCCCCCAagcccatctctctctctctctctctcgccctgGGCACCGAGTGGACAGCCCTGGGGGCCAATCCACTCATAGCCGTCTAGACCCCCACATGCCCACAAGGGGTAGGGTCGAGGCCTCGTGGCCAACTTTCACTTCATAAATGTGATACCTCAAATTTattagagtttttatttatttatttagagacatttaattttatatgttaaagattttcaaattttgtaatagttttgAAGGGAAAAATAGGTTTTGGGCTAAGTTGCCCAAAAAATTACAACGGCCCAAAAGCAGGTTCTTGGCCTTAATGGGCTATGGGACCCATTGAGGCCCTTGTGTGAGGGCGGATGGCCCTGGGGCACCGTCTCAAGCAGGAGGGGGTGTGGGTGTGAGTGGTTAAGGGATAAAATTATTAggatggaaaataatattttgaagtacaaatttgagaaaacagtaataaaattaaggaaaagaaaaacatcatctcaattaatttcttcaaaacaaagaaaatacaatCTTTCACTCTCACGAGTCTGCACAAGAAAACCCCACAACAAAGGATCCAAACAGAGCAACAAATCAAattacattatttatattttacttctgCCAAAGAATGAAACTTTCAATTTGACTATATTCCCCCCCAACTCAAATAACTTAGAATGTAACAATGAAcgaatcaaaataataaatttctctCCCACTTTTTTTTCATCTGTCCTCTGCCCTACACATGAATCCAAGACAAATTAGTAGCTTTTGTTGATCTTGTACCAATGCAAAACCCTCTTCTTCTTGCTTGAAGTGTTCACAATCGTGAGGACAACTTTCCCAGGTTAATTCATTGGTTCTAAAACTGTTGCGAATAGGTCCTTCTTGATATCCCATCTTCTTTGCCTTCTGCACAATGATAGTGTAAGAGCCCTCATCGATCAGAACGAATTCCTCCTTGTAATTCACTTCCCAGCCTAAAACACTCAAATCCCAAACAAATGTGCTTCCAACCTGCCAccatttttaatcttttatcaaAGCTCCAAGTAACATCAATCCATGTTAACATCAAGAGTAAAAGAACCATATTTGGTTCCTCCAATGGTTTTAGTTGATCCAGCCTTCATTATGAGTTCTGAAGCCACGCTATCTTTGCCGGAGAACGATTAACTTTTCAGGAATCCTCCATCGGAATGTACCTGTGCAATGAAGAATCGGGTTAACTTTGTCAGCTTCGAATGGGTAGGAAATATAAGCAACTGTCAACAATTTCAagaattttcccttttttaggATATCTCATATATTTTAGCCTACTTTAAAAGTGAGAAAGTTTCATGTagtaaaaattctaattatttaatttgaatttcctggcttaaatttaaaaattctagataataaaataacctAAGAATTATAGAGGATTTTAAAAATcagaatttttatatagaatattaacccacctaatctttacttaaatcgCAAGATATCCATGCATAACGCGGTACAATATTGACAACAATGATCCGTGCTGACCATCAtgatcttcttattcttctttttaaatgttttcCCCTTCTCACTGGCTAGCAGTGCCCATCAATGTCAAAAGTGCAGAAAACGAAAGCATTATTAGCGCTTATGACCGGAAATATGTTTCAAAGActtcctttttaaaatctcataattaattaattagcaattcATCATGAGTCTCGCTCGATCATGTATTCATATATAACCAAATTATAAACCAACGGATCcaaaatataattgatataaataatGAGAAAGATTTGAACATGATAATCATgatcatgtcagaaaataaatattgtttttgtatgATCTCCATGAACATATATGCATgtctcattaatatatatatatatatatatatctgtgaaaATTAACCTGAAAAATTTACAATCCAGTGTGTGTGCGTACTGCATGTGTGTATCCATATATAGCCGTTAGCCGTGCATATTAAATGGAAGCTCAATAGGTGAAAATAGGTAGAGAAAAAGGCGTTATCGCCGAGTACATGCAATCTTTAATTTAGAGATCATATAGATCTCTAAATGTCACCATTAATCACCAAGTTGAAAGAGCCGGAATGCTTTGTTCAGTCCTGAAGAAATTAGTAGGATCGATCATAGTCTTCACATGAACCAACCTGTTAAAGTTCCTCTTGAAATATTTAGCACCCCATATACTTGCCCGTCTATAGCTTGTCTTGCCTTCCTTACTATTTGTTCCTATGTCAAGGTCCCTATAATTGATGTATGCAGCTCTTGGAGATTTCGAAACATAGTTAGCCATGTAACTGTACAGCCAGCCTCCTTATCCAACTTATATGCCGCCCAGATGATGCAATTCCTTCATCTTCCCAATTGACCAAGTATTGGATTTTGTAGATATTACCAGCTCTACGGGGGAAAGGAATTGTAGACTCTgaaatttctctcattttctgcCCATAGGGAGTGAAGATCAATAATGCTGTTTCTGCCTCTTTCTCATAAAATCTCTCCCAAATCCCTTCCAAGCCAGCTTCGGGAATAGGTTCCATCACATAGATTTGGCATTGAAAAAGGGTCTTATTAGAGGAGTCCTGTTTAGTAGAACATCAAGGGTTGTTTAGCGCATGCCCATGCCTAAGCAGTCCACAATGATTGTTTAGCGCTCAGCAGGTAACTGCATTTGCAGTTACCAATTGAATGCaaattaaatgcattcatactaATATTTGCCTATAAATTGATGCTCCCAGCGAGAGCCTCATACACatcaaagaagaagagaaaagagagagagctaggaCAGctctaagagaaaagaagagagttgagtggagtggagtgtgatccttcacttctgtaatattttcttgtgttctactatttattagtgaaactATTTTCTGtagatgtaggcagttgccgaaccacgttaaatttttggtgtcattAAATGCGTGGGtgtgctcttttattttcatttttatttattccgctatgttgatttccccaacagaATTGGCACCAGTAAACACAACGTAAATGAATAGATCTTCATGAACTTTGTTTGCAACATGTTGCCACCGATAAACAAGCTTGGTTGCATTTTGTTCCAAGTTCCTATTAACTGTCAATACAGTCACAGTTGATGGAACATGAACCAGCTTGATTTTCCATGCAACAATGATTCCAAAACTGGACCCTCCACCTCCTCGAATGGCCCAAAACAAATCATCCCCCATGGATTTTCTGTCAAGGATTCTACCCTTGACGTCAATCATATGTGCGTCAATAATATTATCTGCAGCAAGGCCATATTTGCGCATCAAGGTGCCATATCCTCCCCCACTGAAGTGCCATATTTGCAAAGTTCTGCCGGAAAGCCAAAATTTATACTTTTCTCGGCAATCCTATAATAAACTTCACCAATAATGGCGCCGGATTCAACCCAAGCCGTGCCATCTTCTGCATCAACACTAATTGATCGAAGATTTATCATATCGATTATGAGAAATGGAACATCAGATACATAAGACAGGCCCTCATAATCATGACCACCGCTTCTAACTTTGATTTGCAGGCCATTCTTTTGGGAACCAATTAATGGCTGCTTGAATTTGGGAGACATGCAATGGCATAACAATGACTAGAGGTTTCGGGGTGGCAGGTTTCGGAGAATTCCAATACAGATGAATATGAGGAATTGGCGGGGGTGTAAATGACTTGAGAAATTGAGGAGGTACTGGAGTTTCCAGCATGAAGGGTCTGGCATTGAAGGAAGTCGTCATTAGTGTAAGCCGAAGTTGCCcatagaaatgagaaaaaagtaaaaacaaatgcaAGCGCTGATGTCCTAAGAAACTTTATTCTTGTCTGTGTTTCTGCGCTAGAAATTGGATGCTAGcatcattatttattaattttgtgttATGAGGAGGATCCACTGCTTGTTTAAGAATTGGAAATTTAATGTACGTGAACGTTACGGCGGTATTATCTTTTGCATGTTGTATTTTCTAAGGTTAATTTGCAGCTGACCATTCCAACATCCAGATTGGAGAGATGAATCGCCACAAGAAATTAAATAGGTCGGAACAGAGAAAATTTGAAGCTAGCGTACGTCTGCAAGTAGTAAAGTCCAAATTGCATGGCAACTTTGACAATATTGAACTTTGACAATGTAACTTGTCACTTTTCTTCACCAAATTTCTTTTGTGTAAATTTTGGAttctttctaaatattcatacatacatacatacgtgtatatatctatatatatatatatgcatacatatatacatgatatggATAGATCACACACAAACACGTGTGAATATAATATCAATAAGAGTCattataagaaaactgtttatttatggtCGGCTATTTcctgtaaaaataattatttcctgttaaaataaattaatttattttcattacaaataatcattctaGTCTCAAATAATCCGTTATAAATGCTCGTTTTGATTCTacttaaagattttattaattttaaagtaGTTCTCGTACAGACTTTTCTTTAAGAAGAAgcagataaattaatatattttaattggcaATGCTTTAATTTAGAATTCTAGATAGTAAAATACCCTCAAGTATATATGGATATATAGAGCTCgtatttttatctaatattatttttgtataagccacctaatcatttattttaattgcaaTTAATTTATCCATAGAAGTATATTAGACAATGATCGTGGATTTTTTCCACCTTCTGCTAACCATATGTCAAATTTTTGTTGAAAAGGAAAGCATTTTTTAGCAGCTCGCTTCTTGTGACTAGCAATTGTCAGAGACTTTCTTTGTAGTtctgaatattatatataatcgagCTAAGGCCTCGTtgataatgatataaaatgagatgagataaaataagataactttagatgagttgaataaaatattattataatattattactattttagaatttaaaaaagttgaattgtttattatattttgtgaagaaatttgaaaaacttataAGGATGAGATGGATATATAGAGCtcatatttttatctaatattatttttgtataagccacctaatcatttattttaattgcaaTTAATTTATCCATAGAAGTATATTAGACAATGATCGTGGATTTTTTCCACCTTCTGCTAACCATATGTCAAATTTTTGTTGAAAAGGAAAGCATTTTTTAGCAGCTCGCTTCTTGTGACTAGCAATTGTCAGAGACTTTCTTTGTAGTtctgaatattatatataatcgagCTAAGGTCTCGTTGATAATGATATaaaaagagatgagataaaataagataattttagatgagttgaataaaatattattataatattattttttaatattattactattttagaatttaaaaaacttgaattgtttattatattttgtgaagaaatttgaaaaaattataaggatGAGATGGATATATAGAGCTTgtatttttatctaatattatttttgtataagccacctaatcatttattttaattgcaaTTAATTTATCCATAGAAATATATTAGACAATGATCGTGGATTTTTTCCACCTTCTGCTAACCATATGTCAAATTTTTGTTGAAAAGGAAAGCATTTTTTAGCAGCTCGCTTCTTGTGACTAGCAATTGTCAGAGACTTTCTTTGTAGTtctgaatattatatataatcgagCTAAGGCCTCGTtgataatgatataaaatgagatgagataaaataagataattttagatgagttgaataaaatattattataatattattttttaatattattactattttagaatttaaaaaagttgaattgtttattatattttgtgaagaaatttgaaaaaattataaggatgagatgaaatgagagatTTATGTATCCAAATGAGACTAAGAGCTGGTTAGTGATGTAATTGAGTATCATTACATCATAACCATACCAAACcaacatatcaaaatatataattgacgTAAACGAAAACTATATGTATTATTAATGGAACAtaaacatgtcacaaaatacaatatttatttttctttatatatatatatatatgcatcatcaTCAGCAGACTATATGCCTCAATTTGTGGAATCCCTATTATTTTACAAtgcacataaaatatatatagatatatagactTTATGATATGTGCTTATTAAATGGAATAATAGGTAAAACATGATAGAGAGGATTTATTGTTGAGTACAATATCTTCTGTAATTAATATCACCTCTCACCAGGATAAAAGAGCCGGGATGCTTTGTTCATTCCTGAAGAAATTAGTGGGATCGACCATGGTCTTCACATGAACCAACCTGTTAAAGTTGCTCTTGAAATATTTAGTACCCCATGTACTTGCCCGTCTATAGCTTGTGTTGCCTTCCTTACTATTTGTTCCTATGTCAAGGTCCCTATAGTTGACGTATGCAGCTCTTGGAGATTTTGAAACATAGGCAGCCATGTAACTGTAAAGCCTTCTGATCCAACTTACATGTCTCTCGGATGCCGCAattccttcttcttcccaatacaccaagtgttggattttgtAGATGTTACCAACTCTATGTGGGAAAGGAATTGCAGATTCCGAGATTTCACTCATTCTTCCCCCATACGGACTCAGGATCAAAACTGCTTCCTCGGCCTCTTTTTGGTAAAATCTCTCCCAAATCCCTTCCAACCCAACTTCTGGAATAGGTTCCATCACGTAGTCagattttgctttgaaaaaagttggtCTTGTTAGAGGAGTCCTGCTTAGCAGTACATCCAAGGATTCCCCACTTGGAAACCCCGCGAAGTAGAGGATTGATTCAATCCAGCTCATTTCAGTGCAATCTTCTCTTACCAAACCGAGTTCAGGGAAGCTCTCTTGCATCAATGAAAGGAGATTATCTATCCCTCCGAGATACAAGGAATTAAATGAAGCTTGTATTGTTCTCCTCCCTTCTTGGCTAGAATTAGCAGCACTTAAGATGACGCGAATGAATAGGTCTTCATCAAGCTTGTCTGCAACATATTGCCACCGATGAACAAGCTTGGTTGCATTTTGTTCCAAGTTCCTATTAACTGTGAATACAGTCACAGTTGATGGAACATGGACCAGCTTGATTTTCCACGCAACAATGACTCCAAAGCTGGCCCCTCCTCCTCCTCGAATGGCCCAAAATAGATCTTCTCCCATGGATTCTCTGTCAAGGATTCTGCCCTTAACATCAATCATTTGGGCGTCAACAATATTATCTGCAGCAAGGCCATATTTGCGCAACATGGTGCCGTACCCTCCCCCACTGAAGTGTCCACCAACACCCACAGTCGGGCAAACTCCCGCCGGAAAGCCAAAGTTTCTACTTTTCTCGGCAATCCTATAGTATACTTCACCGATAATGGCACCGGCTTCAACCCATGCAGTTGCATTTTCTACATCAACATTGATTGAACGAAGATTTATCAGATCGATTATGACAAATGGAACATAAGAAACATAAGAAAGGCCCTCATAATCATGACCACCGCTTCTAACTCTTATTTGCATGCCATGTTTTTGGGAACACTTAATGGTTGCTTGAATTTGGGAGACATGCAATGGCGTAATAATGACTAGAGGTTTCGGGGTGGCTGGTGTTGAGAATCTAGGATTTTGTATGGAAAATTCCAATACAGATGAATATGAGGAATTGAATGGGGTGTAAATGACTTGAGAAATTGAGGAGGTGGAGTTTCCAGCATGAAGGGTCAGGCATTGAAGGAAGTCTTCATGAGTGTGAGCCGAAGTTGcccataaaaatgagaaaagaagtGTAATAACAAATGGAATAAGCACTGAAGAGCTAACGggcttcatttttgtttgtgtttctgTGCTAAAAACAGGATGCGAGCTTccttatttatagttttatgaGGAGATGTAGTATACGTAATTTGTTGAATACTTGCAAATTTCGTAcatagaaagagagaaaattcgCAGCTATCGTGCACGTAGTAATTCCCAAATTGCATGGACCCTAC
This genomic interval from Juglans regia cultivar Chandler chromosome 3, Walnut 2.0, whole genome shotgun sequence contains the following:
- the LOC108997730 gene encoding berberine bridge enzyme-like 18 — protein: MKPVSSSVLIPFVITLLFSFLWATSAHTHEDFLQCLTLHAGNSTSSISQVIYTPFNSSYSSVLEFSIQNPRFSTPATPKPLVIITPLHVSQIQATIKCSQKHGMQIRVRSGGHDYEGLSYVSYVPFVIIDLINLRSINVDVENATAWVEAGAIIGEVYYRIAEKSRNFGFPAGVCPTVGVGGHFSGGGYGTMLRKYGLAADNIVDAQMIDVKGRILDRESMGEDLFWAIRGGGGASFGVIVAWKIKLVHVPSTVTVFTVNRNLEQNATKLVHRWQYVADKLDEDLFIRVILSAANSSQEGRRTIQASFNSLYLGGIDNLLSLMQESFPELGLVREDCTEMSWIESILYFAGFPSGESLDVLLSRTPLTRPTFFKAKSDYVMEPIPEVGLEGIWERFYQKEAEEAVLILSPYGGRMSEISESAIPFPHRVGNIYKIQHLVYWEEEGIAASERHVSWIRRLYSYMAAYVSKSPRAAYVNYRDLDIGTNSKEGNTSYRRASTWGTKYFKSNFNRLVHVKTMVDPTNFFRNEQSIPALLSW